A region from the Gemmatimonadota bacterium genome encodes:
- a CDS encoding phosphatidylserine decarboxylase family protein gives MSIAREGLIFIYIAAAITAATYMAAAGRRSWPLWVLAFVFTLLTLWVIYFFRDPERTGPRGDDLVIAPADGRVIQVSEVDEPAFLHGRAIRVSIFMNVFNVHVNRYPITGTVRYVHYNPGKFLNAAVDKASLENEQMSVGIEHPRGRLLVRQIAGLIARRIVTYSREGDAVEQAEKLGLIRFGSRVDVFLPPGTDITVKVGEHTTAGTSVIARLRGPG, from the coding sequence ATGAGCATTGCGCGCGAAGGCCTGATCTTCATTTACATCGCGGCGGCCATCACGGCGGCGACCTACATGGCCGCAGCCGGCCGGCGATCGTGGCCGCTATGGGTGTTGGCCTTCGTGTTCACGTTGCTGACCCTGTGGGTCATCTACTTCTTCCGGGACCCGGAGCGCACGGGCCCTCGCGGCGACGACCTGGTGATCGCGCCCGCCGATGGCCGCGTGATCCAGGTCAGCGAGGTCGATGAGCCTGCCTTCCTCCACGGCCGCGCGATTCGCGTCAGCATCTTCATGAACGTGTTCAACGTGCACGTGAACCGGTACCCGATTACCGGAACCGTGCGGTACGTCCACTACAATCCCGGCAAGTTCCTCAATGCCGCCGTCGACAAGGCGTCGCTCGAGAATGAGCAGATGTCCGTTGGGATTGAGCATCCCAGGGGACGCCTGCTCGTGCGACAGATTGCCGGCCTGATTGCGCGACGCATCGTGACCTACTCGCGTGAGGGGGATGCCGTGGAGCAGGCGGAGAAGCTCGGCCTCATCCGATTTGGGTCGCGCGTCGACGTCTTCCTCCCGCCCGGAACCGACATCACCGTGAAGGTCGGTGAGCATACCACAGCGGGAACCAGCGTCATCGCGCGCCTGCGGGGGCCCGGATGA
- a CDS encoding phosphoribosylaminoimidazolesuccinocarboxamide synthase: MTIASTALPLPLVRRGKVRDVYEVDANRLLIVATDRVSAFDVVMAEAVPFKGAVLTQLTAWWLGRLDGIVPHHMLTANATDIVREVPALRPHHALLSGRAMLCRRTEVFPIECVVRGYLSGSAWKEYREHGTLAGEPLRVGLRESDRLDPPIFSPATKAETGHDENITRAQVRAVVGDAVAAELERHAREIYALGSRVAEPRGIILADTKFEFGLAGGQILLIDEVMTPDSSRFWPADLYAPGRSQPSFDKQPLRDYLDVERAAGRWNGEAPPPPLPPEVVAATSLRYLDAFRRLTGAPLDTSRES, encoded by the coding sequence ATGACCATTGCCTCAACTGCCCTGCCCTTGCCGCTCGTGCGACGCGGCAAGGTACGCGACGTCTACGAGGTGGATGCAAATCGCCTGTTGATCGTCGCGACCGACCGGGTGTCAGCTTTCGACGTGGTCATGGCCGAGGCGGTGCCGTTCAAGGGCGCCGTGCTCACCCAGCTGACCGCCTGGTGGCTGGGCCGACTCGACGGCATCGTCCCGCACCACATGCTGACCGCGAACGCCACCGATATCGTGCGAGAGGTCCCCGCCCTGCGACCCCACCACGCGCTGCTGTCTGGTCGCGCGATGCTCTGCCGGCGGACCGAGGTGTTCCCCATCGAGTGCGTCGTCCGGGGATATCTCAGCGGATCAGCATGGAAGGAATACCGTGAACACGGCACACTGGCGGGTGAGCCGCTCCGCGTCGGGCTGCGGGAGAGCGATCGGTTGGACCCGCCGATTTTCTCCCCCGCCACCAAGGCGGAGACCGGCCATGATGAGAACATCACGCGAGCCCAGGTGAGGGCGGTGGTCGGCGATGCCGTCGCCGCCGAGCTGGAACGCCATGCTCGGGAGATCTATGCCTTGGGTAGTCGTGTCGCCGAGCCGAGAGGGATCATTCTCGCCGACACGAAGTTTGAGTTCGGCCTGGCGGGCGGGCAGATCCTGCTCATTGACGAAGTGATGACGCCGGACAGCTCCCGGTTCTGGCCCGCCGACCTGTATGCACCCGGGCGAAGCCAACCGAGCTTCGACAAGCAGCCCTTGCGCGACTATCTCGACGTGGAACGCGCCGCCGGGCGGTGGAACGGCGAAGCCCCTCCACCGCCGTTGCCACCCGAGGTGGTCGCGGCGACCAGCCTGCGGTACCTCGATGCCTTTCGACGCCTCACCGGCGCCCCCCTCGACACCAGCCGCGAGTCATGA
- a CDS encoding adenylosuccinate lyase, which translates to MNAGTDIYSSPLAQRYASAAMLALWSPQRRYGLWRRLWLTLAEEQTALGVAIPPAAIDQMRDHLDDIDFDAVAAYEKRFRHDVMAHIHAFGDVAPAARGFIHYGATSCFVTDNAELVLMREGLQLLRTKLQQVLAQLRDFATTWRALPTLGYTHLQPAQLTTVGKRATLWMQDILLDLAELDHRVATLPFRGVKGTTGTQASFLQILDGDHDKVRALDRRVTAALGFARPLPVTGQTYSRKLDAQVLAVVGGIAASAAKVASDLRMLQAFGEIEEPFEKEQVGSSAMAYKRNPMRSERINSLARFVGSLEVNANQTHAIQYFERTLDDSANRRLVIPEMFLATDAILVLLVNITSGLEVHPARIESRVREELPFMATEELIVRAVRAGMSRQDAHEVIRRHSIAAARAMKDEGRPNDMLERLASDPEFSVPVGEMHQALDPARYTGRAAQQVDDFLAEEVAPALVGMVPGTSREEVRV; encoded by the coding sequence GTGAACGCAGGGACGGACATCTATTCTTCTCCGCTCGCGCAGCGGTATGCCTCGGCCGCCATGCTCGCACTCTGGTCGCCGCAGCGGCGCTACGGTTTGTGGCGGCGCCTGTGGTTGACCCTCGCGGAGGAGCAGACGGCGCTCGGCGTCGCGATACCGCCGGCCGCGATCGACCAGATGCGCGACCACCTGGACGACATCGATTTTGACGCCGTGGCGGCGTACGAGAAGCGCTTTCGCCATGACGTGATGGCGCACATCCACGCCTTCGGCGACGTCGCACCGGCGGCCCGGGGGTTCATTCACTATGGGGCGACGTCGTGCTTTGTCACGGACAATGCGGAACTCGTCCTCATGCGCGAAGGACTGCAGCTGTTGCGCACCAAGCTGCAGCAGGTGCTGGCCCAGTTGCGGGACTTCGCCACGACGTGGCGCGCGCTGCCCACGCTCGGTTACACCCACCTGCAACCCGCGCAGCTCACCACGGTAGGCAAGCGGGCGACGCTCTGGATGCAGGACATCCTGCTCGACCTCGCCGAGCTGGACCACCGCGTCGCCACCCTGCCGTTCCGTGGCGTGAAGGGCACCACTGGGACCCAGGCGTCGTTCCTGCAGATCCTCGATGGGGATCACGACAAGGTGCGCGCGCTCGACCGGCGGGTGACGGCGGCGTTGGGATTTGCTCGTCCGCTCCCGGTCACCGGCCAGACCTATTCGCGCAAGTTGGACGCGCAGGTGCTCGCCGTGGTGGGCGGCATCGCCGCCAGCGCGGCCAAGGTGGCCTCTGACCTCCGGATGCTACAGGCCTTTGGGGAGATCGAGGAACCGTTCGAGAAGGAGCAGGTGGGCTCGTCGGCGATGGCCTACAAGCGCAACCCCATGCGGAGCGAGCGCATCAACTCGCTCGCCCGGTTTGTCGGGTCGCTCGAGGTCAACGCCAACCAGACCCACGCGATCCAATACTTCGAGCGCACGCTGGACGATTCGGCCAATCGGCGCCTGGTGATCCCCGAGATGTTCCTTGCCACGGATGCGATCCTGGTCCTCCTCGTGAATATCACGAGTGGCCTGGAGGTCCACCCCGCCCGGATCGAGTCGCGGGTTCGCGAGGAGCTCCCGTTCATGGCCACCGAGGAGTTGATCGTGCGAGCGGTGCGCGCCGGGATGAGTCGGCAGGATGCCCATGAGGTGATCCGTCGACATTCCATCGCGGCGGCACGGGCGATGAAGGACGAGGGGCGACCGAACGACATGCTTGAGCGCCTCGCGTCCGATCCGGAGTTTTCGGTCCCGGTCGGGGAGATGCACCAGGCGCTGGACCCTGCGCGGTACACCGGTCGCGCGGCGCAGCAGGTGGACGACTTCCTCGCCGAAGAAGTCGCGCCGGCACTCGTCGGGATGGTGCCGGGCACCTCGCGTGAGGAGGTCCGTGTATGA
- a CDS encoding trypsin-like peptidase domain-containing protein produces MKDLLASVALALGAACEGTARATPPAVAADTLPRAAVTEQLNTSRRTAITEAVTRIAPAVVTVQTETVERVPVDVFEQFFGGRSGQQTQSGIGSGFIIRADGVIVTNEHVISGASKISVMLRDGTTYPARLLGADETNDLAVIKVDARNLPVAQLGNSDQLIMGEWAIAIGNPFGFVLGNTEPAVTTGVISATGRNLLGRSEGNGVYLGMIQTDASINPGNSGGPLVTATGEVIGVNSSIYTPSGGSIGLGFAIPINRARRIVDDLLEHGKVRRPWIGEKLLTPRGNNPRDVVTAGVVLQSVVPGSPAARAGLEAGDEIVAVRGKRVRNVFEWETERLDMRVGETVALTIRSGTRERPVTVTVADLPEVSAPRVTVLRELQLTTLTPQIRAERSYRSAQGAVVVEVSDRIREEIGIQSGDLIVQINRAVIRTASDVSQAFETYGGRQPIRMAFERNGFIHTRDFEIRR; encoded by the coding sequence ATGAAGGACCTCCTCGCCTCCGTCGCTCTTGCGCTTGGCGCGGCCTGTGAAGGGACCGCTCGCGCCACCCCTCCCGCTGTCGCGGCCGACACGCTGCCCCGCGCTGCGGTGACCGAACAGCTGAATACCTCCCGGCGCACCGCCATCACCGAAGCCGTCACGCGTATTGCCCCAGCCGTGGTCACGGTGCAGACCGAGACCGTCGAGCGCGTGCCCGTTGACGTCTTCGAGCAGTTCTTTGGTGGGCGATCCGGGCAGCAGACCCAATCGGGGATCGGTAGCGGGTTCATCATCCGCGCCGACGGCGTGATCGTCACCAACGAACACGTGATCAGCGGCGCCTCGAAGATCTCCGTCATGCTCCGCGACGGGACCACCTATCCCGCGCGCCTCCTCGGGGCCGACGAGACCAACGACCTGGCGGTGATCAAGGTCGACGCGCGCAACCTTCCCGTCGCTCAACTCGGGAACAGTGACCAGCTCATCATGGGCGAGTGGGCCATTGCGATCGGCAACCCGTTCGGCTTCGTCCTCGGGAACACGGAGCCTGCGGTGACGACTGGGGTCATCAGCGCGACCGGGCGGAACCTGCTCGGTCGAAGTGAGGGGAATGGCGTCTATCTCGGGATGATCCAGACTGATGCCTCGATCAATCCGGGAAACTCTGGCGGACCGCTGGTGACCGCCACCGGAGAGGTGATTGGGGTCAACTCCTCCATCTACACGCCCAGCGGTGGCTCCATCGGTCTCGGCTTCGCCATCCCGATCAACCGGGCACGTCGGATCGTCGATGACTTGCTGGAGCATGGCAAGGTGCGCCGACCATGGATCGGTGAGAAGCTGCTCACGCCGCGAGGAAACAATCCCCGGGACGTGGTGACGGCTGGCGTCGTGTTGCAAAGCGTCGTTCCGGGGTCGCCCGCGGCGCGCGCCGGGCTTGAGGCGGGCGACGAAATCGTGGCCGTCAGGGGCAAGAGGGTTCGGAACGTTTTCGAATGGGAGACCGAGCGGCTCGACATGCGCGTCGGCGAAACGGTCGCGCTCACGATCCGAAGCGGCACTCGGGAGCGACCGGTCACCGTCACCGTGGCCGACCTCCCGGAGGTCAGCGCACCGCGCGTTACGGTGCTCCGCGAGCTGCAGCTCACCACCCTCACGCCGCAGATTCGCGCGGAACGCAGCTACCGGAGTGCGCAGGGTGCCGTGGTGGTCGAGGTCTCGGATCGGATTCGCGAGGAGATCGGCATCCAGTCGGGTGACCTCATCGTGCAAATCAATCGTGCGGTGATTCGCACGGCGTCAGATGTCTCCCAGGCGTTCGAGACCTATGGGGGACGCCAGCCCATACGCATGGCGTTCGAGCGGAACGGCTTCATTCATACCCGAGACTTCGAGATTCGCCGGTGA
- the truA gene encoding tRNA pseudouridine(38-40) synthase TruA, whose translation MSVRTVQLVLHYDGSAFSGWQVQPQRRTVQGELERVLAELCGERIVAQGAGRTDAGVHARGQAVGVRVPVRWQAQGLRRAVNALLPDDVWVAAAHDMRPEFHARHSATSRRYRYVIGTDDGTRSPFRRRWEWFVSRPLDLDVLHTLSGMILGSHRFLAFAVRGTAPAGDEHRCDVSLARWEREGTRLTFHVEANRFLHHMVRFLVGTMVDVAAGRRPLAHFGPLLAAPSNDEVSPPAPAHALSLEAVQYPADLYLA comes from the coding sequence GTGTCGGTACGCACCGTGCAGCTCGTGCTGCACTACGACGGATCCGCGTTCTCCGGCTGGCAAGTCCAGCCGCAGCGACGAACCGTGCAGGGGGAGCTGGAGCGCGTGCTCGCCGAACTCTGTGGGGAGCGAATCGTGGCACAAGGTGCCGGACGGACCGATGCGGGCGTACATGCGCGAGGGCAGGCGGTTGGCGTTCGGGTCCCGGTGCGGTGGCAGGCGCAGGGGTTGCGCCGGGCGGTCAATGCCCTGCTCCCGGATGATGTGTGGGTCGCGGCGGCGCACGACATGCGTCCCGAGTTCCACGCGCGCCACAGTGCCACCAGTCGCCGCTACCGGTATGTCATTGGGACGGATGATGGGACCCGCTCGCCATTCCGGCGCCGCTGGGAGTGGTTTGTCTCGCGCCCGTTGGACCTCGACGTACTCCATACCCTCTCCGGCATGATCCTGGGCAGCCACCGATTCCTGGCGTTCGCGGTGCGCGGCACCGCGCCAGCCGGGGACGAGCACCGCTGTGACGTCTCGCTCGCGCGCTGGGAGCGCGAGGGCACGCGGCTGACCTTTCACGTCGAGGCAAACCGCTTTCTGCATCACATGGTGCGCTTCCTCGTGGGAACGATGGTCGACGTGGCCGCCGGTCGGCGGCCGTTGGCGCACTTCGGGCCGCTGCTCGCAGCTCCATCCAACGACGAGGTCTCGCCCCCGGCGCCCGCGCATGCCCTGTCGCTGGAGGCCGTGCAGTATCCCGCCGACCTCTACCTCGCATGA
- a CDS encoding GAF domain-containing protein codes for MRLRPPLFDLTYLRFQEREAREEAVQTLEDVTQRVHGEYLRKLAGLETELGRARGAAHQANTADAERLVHLEREAAAGQESARQAARKASSLEHQLTEAVSQLEQAHVELHRRHEALRQKVRTLYLIERALRLDNTATDPRALVDGLLALVGDDMQAQRCSLMLQSPEPEVLYLAAARGLAPNIRAGSRIPFGKGVAGIVASSREPLLVQDAAELQEHPLLRDQYLTTGSFISFPLIYRSELIGVVNLTNRARRGVFIEEDVERVSLLGLVIAIIASRNDLPKRLLVTLRDP; via the coding sequence TTGCGCCTGCGGCCGCCCCTCTTTGACCTCACGTACCTCAGGTTCCAGGAACGAGAGGCGCGCGAAGAGGCCGTGCAAACTCTGGAAGACGTCACCCAGCGCGTTCACGGCGAGTACCTCCGGAAACTCGCGGGACTTGAGACCGAGTTGGGCCGTGCCCGCGGTGCTGCGCATCAGGCAAATACAGCGGACGCCGAGCGGCTGGTTCACCTGGAGCGGGAAGCTGCCGCAGGGCAAGAATCCGCAAGGCAGGCCGCCCGGAAAGCGTCCTCGTTGGAGCACCAGCTCACCGAGGCGGTCTCCCAGCTTGAACAGGCTCATGTCGAACTGCATCGCCGCCACGAGGCGCTGCGCCAGAAGGTCCGAACGCTCTACCTGATCGAGCGAGCCCTTCGCCTCGACAACACGGCGACCGACCCACGCGCCCTGGTTGACGGGCTCCTGGCGCTCGTTGGCGACGACATGCAGGCCCAACGATGCTCGTTGATGCTCCAGTCGCCGGAGCCGGAGGTGCTCTACCTGGCGGCCGCGCGGGGCCTCGCGCCGAATATCCGTGCTGGCTCCCGCATCCCGTTTGGAAAGGGAGTCGCAGGCATCGTGGCGTCGTCCCGCGAACCGCTGCTGGTCCAGGATGCGGCCGAGCTGCAAGAGCACCCCCTCCTGCGCGACCAGTACCTCACCACGGGTTCGTTCATTTCCTTCCCGCTGATCTACCGCTCCGAGCTGATCGGCGTGGTGAACCTCACCAATCGGGCCCGGCGCGGCGTCTTCATCGAAGAAGACGTGGAGCGCGTATCGCTCCTCGGCTTGGTCATTGCGATCATCGCCTCCCGCAATGACCTGCCGAAGCGACTCTTGGTGACGCTCCGAGACCCGTAG
- the lexA gene encoding transcriptional repressor LexA, with translation MPLTKRQREILTFLETYAARYGYAPSFEEIAEEFSYNSLATVHEHLSNLERKGYIRRSYNESRSIEVLPSEVFARAVELPLLGLVAAGAPIEALSAPETIAVPEELTGRGGNHYVLKVRGMSMVDEQIRDGDFVVVNGRNSADNGEMVIALVGGTSATVKRMYRERDGRVRLQPANDTMAPIYVHENDISIQGVVVGVIRRY, from the coding sequence ATGCCGCTCACCAAGCGTCAACGTGAAATCCTCACCTTTCTCGAGACCTATGCCGCCCGGTATGGCTATGCGCCGAGCTTCGAGGAAATCGCCGAGGAATTCAGCTACAACTCGCTCGCCACGGTTCACGAGCACCTGTCGAACCTCGAGCGAAAGGGGTACATCCGCCGGAGCTACAACGAGAGCCGATCAATCGAGGTGCTTCCTTCGGAGGTGTTCGCTCGCGCCGTGGAGCTTCCGCTGCTCGGTCTCGTCGCCGCCGGGGCGCCCATCGAGGCGCTGAGCGCCCCGGAGACGATCGCGGTTCCTGAGGAGCTCACCGGTCGAGGTGGCAACCACTACGTGCTCAAGGTACGCGGGATGTCGATGGTCGACGAGCAAATCCGCGATGGCGACTTCGTGGTGGTGAACGGGCGCAACTCGGCAGACAACGGAGAGATGGTCATCGCTCTTGTTGGCGGCACGTCGGCCACCGTCAAGCGCATGTATCGTGAGCGCGACGGGCGGGTGCGTCTCCAGCCCGCGAACGATACGATGGCCCCGATCTACGTTCACGAGAACGACATTTCGATCCAGGGGGTCGTCGTCGGGGTCATCCGCCGCTACTAG
- a CDS encoding HEAT repeat domain-containing protein: MTGHAAPPRGSASDALDEAPFPPALVEEMLRAFGRAVRAHQLYLHNNPTYLKSLEVARATFAPIWEHTAELTLEVSDTQLRWAGRVVLNEPDKTTDALPWVLYKDGIRELRFLKEVETQEFVGFIDVITRVRKALHDEDDLLTLMWEREFNFIRYRYVDMTVDGAEPLDPSDLSRMERLVDPSQLRQPATEEVLPPGVVSLDDFNTTLYFLEEKEVEYLRAAIQQEYASELRTNVVGALLDTYEQQVDPTVREEIAGVLDILLVNLLTTGQLGAVAALLHEVTVTAERARSIEDGQRARLLLLADRLSEPEALTQLLQAIDERVESVGQQELNDLFEQLRVQALGTIFQWLGRVQNPRVRAQMETAAARLAAANTNELIRLIGSSEREISLEAVRRAGAMRAPAAVPALGRMLQSTEAEVRLVAVQALAEVGSPGSLQALERTLDDASRDVRVASVRAFGARTHRPALNRLEALIKEQKINTADLTEKMAVFEAYGAMCGDAGIAMLDGILNGRGLFGKRGDPELRACAAMALGRIGSEPARAALLKSGTDKEVLVRNAVNRALRPGPA; encoded by the coding sequence GTGACTGGTCACGCCGCGCCGCCCCGAGGTTCCGCGAGCGATGCCCTGGACGAAGCGCCGTTTCCTCCCGCACTCGTGGAGGAGATGCTCCGCGCTTTCGGCCGGGCGGTGCGGGCGCACCAGCTCTATCTCCATAACAACCCGACCTATCTCAAGTCGCTCGAAGTCGCCCGGGCGACGTTCGCGCCCATCTGGGAGCACACCGCGGAGCTCACTCTCGAGGTCTCCGACACCCAACTCCGTTGGGCGGGGCGGGTGGTGCTGAATGAGCCCGACAAGACGACGGACGCCCTCCCGTGGGTGCTCTACAAGGACGGGATTCGCGAACTGAGGTTCCTCAAGGAGGTGGAGACCCAGGAATTCGTCGGATTCATCGACGTTATCACCCGGGTCCGGAAGGCACTGCACGATGAGGACGACCTCCTCACCCTCATGTGGGAGCGGGAGTTCAATTTCATCCGCTATCGGTATGTCGACATGACCGTGGACGGCGCGGAGCCGCTGGACCCGTCCGATCTGTCGCGGATGGAGCGTCTGGTGGATCCGAGCCAATTGCGGCAGCCGGCCACGGAAGAGGTCCTTCCCCCGGGCGTCGTTTCCCTGGACGACTTCAATACCACCCTCTACTTCCTCGAGGAGAAGGAGGTCGAGTACCTTCGGGCGGCGATCCAGCAGGAATACGCAAGCGAGCTGCGTACGAATGTGGTCGGCGCACTGCTCGACACATACGAGCAACAAGTCGACCCCACAGTGCGTGAGGAAATCGCCGGGGTCCTCGACATCTTGCTGGTGAACCTGCTGACCACCGGACAGCTCGGTGCCGTGGCGGCGCTCCTCCACGAAGTGACGGTGACGGCCGAGCGGGCTCGATCGATCGAGGACGGCCAACGGGCGCGCCTGCTCCTTCTCGCGGATCGTCTAAGCGAACCCGAGGCCCTGACCCAGCTCCTGCAGGCCATTGATGAGCGCGTGGAGAGCGTGGGACAGCAGGAGCTCAACGACTTGTTCGAGCAGCTCCGCGTCCAGGCCCTTGGCACGATCTTCCAGTGGCTGGGGCGTGTCCAGAACCCACGAGTCCGTGCGCAAATGGAGACGGCGGCCGCGCGGCTTGCGGCCGCGAACACCAACGAGCTCATCCGGTTAATCGGCTCGAGTGAGCGGGAGATCTCGCTGGAAGCCGTGCGACGTGCAGGCGCGATGCGAGCACCCGCCGCTGTTCCGGCCCTGGGACGCATGCTGCAGTCCACCGAGGCCGAGGTTCGCCTGGTGGCCGTGCAAGCCCTCGCGGAAGTCGGCAGCCCGGGGTCGCTGCAGGCCCTGGAGCGCACCCTGGATGACGCGTCCCGGGACGTGCGGGTTGCCTCTGTGCGCGCATTCGGCGCCCGGACCCACCGGCCTGCCCTCAATCGGCTCGAGGCGCTGATCAAGGAACAGAAGATCAACACCGCCGACCTCACGGAGAAGATGGCGGTGTTCGAGGCGTACGGCGCGATGTGCGGAGACGCCGGGATCGCCATGCTCGACGGCATCCTCAATGGTCGCGGCCTCTTCGGCAAACGTGGGGATCCGGAGCTCCGGGCCTGCGCCGCCATGGCGCTGGGACGAATCGGTAGTGAGCCGGCGCGCGCGGCGCTCCTCAAGTCAGGCACGGACAAGGAAGTGCTGGTGCGCAATGCGGTCAATCGCGCGCTGCGCCCGGGGCCCGCATGA
- a CDS encoding HD domain-containing protein translates to MSSTRLTPPGGALADFSGDGFLRKAGRQLVVTVHGAMRVIRLYPPENEAVTKALDDLAAAAGAILEREQELEFRASAEFIFVNATRLRLDLDNYAAFSQILSTLRACGLGSFRASVAPTARDWLVFLSQLMAQAKAGEEMPVADWLERLAGAGVTVFDLGPPQEVPQDEDFQQRAKEAAKRTYAQSVAVTKEVINSVRMGQATSIKKIKRVVQSIVDQILNEETSLLGLTTIRDYDEYTFTHSVNVCIFSVALGRRLGLSKLQLYDLGLAALFHDIGKSRVPLAVLNKAEGLTDDDWRWLAAHPWLGVLALFHMRGQQELPYRAMIVAFEHHMKTDLTGYPRAVRPREQSIFSRIVAVADGFDAATSRRAYQTVPLSPAAVLAGMRDSPRRGFDPVIVKGFINLLGVFPVGTLVVLDTFELAIVHASSPRPEALSRPIVRVVSDARGNLLYPGHLVDLAEVVANGAFRRTIIKTDNPERYGINIGDYFV, encoded by the coding sequence ATGAGCAGTACGCGCCTAACGCCACCGGGTGGGGCCCTCGCGGACTTCTCCGGCGATGGGTTCCTGCGTAAGGCCGGACGCCAGCTGGTGGTCACCGTGCACGGCGCCATGCGCGTGATCCGGCTGTATCCGCCGGAAAACGAGGCCGTCACCAAGGCCCTCGACGATCTCGCAGCGGCCGCCGGTGCAATCCTCGAGCGAGAGCAGGAACTCGAATTCCGGGCCTCGGCGGAGTTCATCTTCGTCAACGCCACGCGCCTGCGTCTCGACCTGGACAACTACGCGGCCTTCAGCCAGATCCTGTCGACGTTGCGGGCGTGTGGGTTGGGGTCGTTCCGCGCGAGCGTCGCGCCGACGGCACGCGACTGGCTGGTCTTTCTCTCCCAGCTGATGGCCCAGGCCAAGGCGGGTGAGGAAATGCCCGTCGCCGACTGGCTCGAACGCCTCGCCGGGGCCGGCGTGACCGTGTTCGACCTGGGGCCCCCGCAAGAAGTACCGCAGGACGAGGATTTCCAGCAGCGGGCGAAGGAAGCGGCCAAGCGCACGTACGCCCAGTCAGTCGCCGTCACCAAGGAAGTGATCAACTCGGTGCGAATGGGGCAGGCGACGAGCATCAAGAAGATCAAGCGCGTGGTGCAGTCCATCGTGGACCAGATCCTCAACGAGGAGACCTCGTTGCTGGGTCTCACGACCATCCGGGACTACGACGAGTACACGTTCACGCACTCGGTGAACGTGTGCATCTTTTCCGTGGCTTTGGGCCGACGACTGGGGCTGTCCAAGCTCCAGTTGTACGACCTGGGGCTGGCCGCGCTCTTCCACGACATCGGCAAGTCCCGCGTGCCACTCGCGGTGCTGAACAAGGCCGAGGGGCTCACGGACGACGACTGGCGATGGCTGGCGGCCCACCCGTGGCTCGGTGTGCTGGCGCTGTTTCACATGCGGGGGCAGCAGGAGTTGCCGTATCGCGCGATGATCGTGGCCTTCGAGCACCACATGAAGACCGACCTCACGGGGTATCCGCGCGCCGTGCGCCCACGAGAGCAGAGCATTTTTAGTCGGATCGTGGCCGTCGCCGACGGCTTCGATGCGGCCACCTCGCGGCGGGCGTACCAGACGGTGCCCCTGTCACCAGCGGCGGTTCTCGCGGGCATGCGCGACAGCCCGCGTCGCGGGTTTGACCCGGTCATCGTCAAGGGGTTCATTAACCTTCTGGGCGTCTTTCCCGTGGGGACGCTGGTCGTCCTCGATACGTTCGAGCTGGCGATTGTCCACGCGTCATCCCCGCGCCCCGAGGCCCTCTCGCGCCCCATCGTGCGGGTTGTGAGCGACGCGCGCGGCAACCTCCTGTATCCCGGTCACCTGGTCGACCTCGCCGAGGTCGTCGCCAACGGCGCGTTCCGTCGCACCATCATCAAGACCGATAATCCCGAGCGGTATGGGATCAACATTGGCGACTACTTCGTCTGA